A single genomic interval of Drosophila virilis strain 15010-1051.87 chromosome 2, Dvir_AGI_RSII-ME, whole genome shotgun sequence harbors:
- the LOC6632470 gene encoding uncharacterized protein isoform X1 produces MMQHCAQLLPLALLLISCGTAFACHGKLIASGISTEERSIILQEHNRLRQLVATGRYPGQPGAENMREIVWDDELAARAQQWADNCQFRHDPHRTINRFTMGQNLAVIWSTAPLEAEDGDFPSRIQNWFNEVQKYSFGDAWSPKTGHYSQLVWGETSLVGCGFAEYKDNIKFNKLYVCNYGPGGNVVGYNPYEVGKPSCATYGMKPSARYQGLCAAPGASPVSTNSVYGGNTIETYEYSFSSASSNSNSNSNSNNNNNKPTNNINKSLLANSKSNNRIQNNPNQHSYSSSSQFPKQAAPATTSSGSSFGTKTRGGSQAFTTENNQQHSGRYKHKLEAYRPSAAEFEKSVQKHTILRTFIEQNPNEQQQQTVGAFEQPAKDAADAASGTPKPSRGWSILTWRG; encoded by the exons atgatGCAGCACTGCGCACAGCTACTTCCTCTGGCCTTACTGCTGATCTCCTGTGGAACGGCATTTGCCTGCCATGGCAAGCTAATCG CATCGGGCATCAGCACCGAGGAGAGATCAATCATCTTGCAGGAACACAATCGCCTAAGGCAGCTCGTTGCCACCGGACGCTATCCGGGCCAGCCGGGTGCCGAGAATATGCGGGAGATCGTCTGGGACGATGAGCTGGCAGCCCGCGCCCAGCAATGGGCAGACAATTGTCAGTTTCGACACGATCCGCATCGCACAATAA ATCGTTTTACCATGGGCCAAAATCTGGCTGTTATATGGAGCACTGCACCGCTAGAAGCGGAAGATGGGGACTTTCCATCGCGCATTCAGAACTGGTTCAATGAGGTGCAAAAGTATTCCTTTGGCGATGCCTGGTCACCCAAGACTGGCCACTACTCACAGCTAGTTTGGGGTGAGACCAGCCTGGTGGGCTGCGGCTTTGCCGAGTACAAGGACAACATTAAGTTCAATAAGCTTTACGTGTGCAACTATGGACCTGG TGGCAACGTTGTCGGCTACAATCCCTACGAGGTGGGCAAACCGTCGTGTGCTACATATGGCATGAAACCCTCGGCACGGTATCAGGGTCTGTGCGCCGCACCCGGCGCTTCACCGGTGTCTACAAATAGCGTCTACGGTGGCAACACAATTGAAACGTATGAGTACAGCTTCAGCTCAGCtagtagcaacagcaacagcaatagcaacagcaacaacaacaacaataagccgACTAACAACATTAACAAGAGCCTATTAGCaaacagcaagagcaacaaccGAATTCAAAATAACCCCAATCAACACTCCTACTCCTCCTCCTCCCAATTCCCCAAACAGGCAGCACCGGCGACGACGTCCAGTGGCAGCTCCTTTGGCACAAAGACACGTGGCGGCAGTCAGGCCTTTACCACGGAGAATAATCAGCAGCACTCCGGCAGGTATAAGCACAAGCTCGAGGCGTATCGGCCCAGCGCTGCGGAGTTTGAGAAGTCCGTACAGAAGCATACCATACTACGCACCTTTATAGAGCAGAATCccaacgagcagcagcagcagacggtTGGGGCATTCGAGCAGCCTGCCAAGGATGCAGCGGATGCAGCCAGCGGCACCCCGAAGCCCAGTCGGGGTTGGAGCATTTTGACCTGGCGTGGTTAG
- the LOC6632471 gene encoding uricase: MFATPLRQLSSLKRSGIAGQEQAQLYEITNKGYGKDAVKVMHINRKGPVHSIQELEVGTHLKLYSNKDYMLGNNSDVVATDSQKNTVYLLAKKHGIESPEKFALILAKHFLSTYAHVEEVHVHVEAYPWQRMTQDVSDNIGKGYCENNCNSRSNGNCQLHNHAFIFTPTAQHYCDVILTRQDPKQTVISGIKGLRVLKTTQSSFVNFVDDEFRTLADQYDRIFSTVVECSWEYSDTESVNFLHAWETVKDIVLRNFAGDPSVGIPSPSVQHTLYLSEKQVLDVLPQVSVVSMTMPNKHYFNFDTKPFQQLVPGENNEVFIPTDKPHGTIYAQLSRKSLKSHL; the protein is encoded by the exons ATGTTTGCAACTCCACTGCGCCAACTGAGCAGCCTGAAGCGTTCCGGCATAGCGGGCCAAGAGCAAGCGCAACTGTACGAGATTACCAACAAGGGATATGGCAAGGATGCAGTGAAAGTGATGCATATCAATCGCAAGGGTCCGGTGCACAGCATTCAGGAATTGGAGGTGGGCACACACCTGAAGCTCTACAGCAACAAGGACTATATGCTGGGCAACAACTCGGATGTTGTGGCGACCGATTCGCAAAAGAACACCGTATATCTGCTAGCCAAGAAACACGGCATCGAGAGTCCCGAAAAGTTTGCACTGATATTAGCTAAGCATTTTCTGAGCACATATGCGCACGTGGAAGAGGTACATGTCCATGTAGAAGCGTATCCTTGGCAGCGCATGACCCAGGATGTTTCCGATAATATCGGCAAAGGGTACTGCGAGAACAACTGTAATTCCAGATCGAATGGCAATTGTCAGCTGCACAACCACGCCTTTATCTTCACACCCACGGCGCAGCATTACTGCGACGTGATCCTGACGCGTCAAG ATCCCAAGCAGACTGTCATCAGTGGCATCAAAGGACTGCGCGTTCTGAAGACGACACAATCATCATTTGTGAACTTTGTTGACGATGAGTTCCGCACGCTGGCGGATCAGTATGATCGCATCTTTAGCACCGTTGTGGAGTGCTCCTGGGAGTACTCGGATACGGAGTCGGTCAACTTTTTGCACGCCTGGGAGACTGTCAAGGATATAGTGCTTCGCAACTTTGCCGGTGATCCAAGTGTGGGCATCCCCTCGCCCTCAGTGCAGCACACACTGTATCTCAGTGAGAAACAGGTTCTGGACGTATTGCCACAGGTGTCCGTCGTCTCAATGACAATGCCCAATAAGCACTATTTCAATTTCGATACAAAACCATTTCAACAATTGGTGCCAGGGGAGAACAATGAGGTCTTCATACCGACCGACAAGCCACATGGCACCATCTATGCTCAACTCTCACGTAAAAGTCTCAAAAGCCATCTCTAA
- the LOC6632470 gene encoding venom allergen 5 isoform X2: MMQHCAQLLPLALLLISCGTAFACHGKLIASGISTEERSIILQEHNRLRQLVATGRYPGQPGAENMREIVWDDELAARAQQWADNCQFRHDPHRTINRFTMGQNLAVIWSTAPLEAEDGDFPSRIQNWFNEVQKYSFGDAWSPKTGHYSQLVWGETSLVGCGFAEYKDNIKFNKLYVCNYGPGGNVVGYNPYEVGKPSCATYGMKPSARYQGLCAAPGASPVSTNSVYGGNTIETQHRRRRPVAAPLAQRHVAAVRPLPRRIISSTPAGISTSSRRIGPALRSLRSPYRSIPYYAPL; this comes from the exons atgatGCAGCACTGCGCACAGCTACTTCCTCTGGCCTTACTGCTGATCTCCTGTGGAACGGCATTTGCCTGCCATGGCAAGCTAATCG CATCGGGCATCAGCACCGAGGAGAGATCAATCATCTTGCAGGAACACAATCGCCTAAGGCAGCTCGTTGCCACCGGACGCTATCCGGGCCAGCCGGGTGCCGAGAATATGCGGGAGATCGTCTGGGACGATGAGCTGGCAGCCCGCGCCCAGCAATGGGCAGACAATTGTCAGTTTCGACACGATCCGCATCGCACAATAA ATCGTTTTACCATGGGCCAAAATCTGGCTGTTATATGGAGCACTGCACCGCTAGAAGCGGAAGATGGGGACTTTCCATCGCGCATTCAGAACTGGTTCAATGAGGTGCAAAAGTATTCCTTTGGCGATGCCTGGTCACCCAAGACTGGCCACTACTCACAGCTAGTTTGGGGTGAGACCAGCCTGGTGGGCTGCGGCTTTGCCGAGTACAAGGACAACATTAAGTTCAATAAGCTTTACGTGTGCAACTATGGACCTGG TGGCAACGTTGTCGGCTACAATCCCTACGAGGTGGGCAAACCGTCGTGTGCTACATATGGCATGAAACCCTCGGCACGGTATCAGGGTCTGTGCGCCGCACCCGGCGCTTCACCGGTGTCTACAAATAGCGTCTACGGTGGCAACACAATTGAAAC GCAGCACCGGCGACGACGTCCAGTGGCAGCTCCTTTGGCACAAAGACACGTGGCGGCAGTCAGGCCTTTACCACGGAGAATAATCAGCAGCACTCCGGCAGGTATAAGCACAAGCTCGAGGCGTATCGGCCCAGCGCTGCGGAGTTTGAGAAGTCCGTACAGAAGCATACCATACTACGCACCTTTATAG